One window of Pseudomonas sp. ML2-2023-3 genomic DNA carries:
- a CDS encoding TerC/Alx family metal homeostasis membrane protein: MENTAIGFPPTTIAVFVALAVIALAIDLFTHKSDKPVSLTNAAVWSVFWVLISLAFAGYLYYAHGPSVASLFVTGYALEKVLSVDNLFVFMAIFAWFKIPDALRHRVLYWGIIGAIVFRLIFVAIGTGLLAFGPWVEVLFAVVVAWTAIMMLRSKEEDEEEDYSKHIAYRFAKKLFPVWPKLHGHNFFVSRTELEKEITKPQNKGMTLVGKGALFATPLFLCVVVVEVSDILFAFDSVPAVIAVSREPLIVYSAMMFAILGLRTMYFVLEALKRYLVHLEKSVIALLFFIAGKLALNATDHLFGHGISIDPNTSLIVVLVVLAIGIVASIIFPGKEEEQSDVKNDTNA, translated from the coding sequence ATGGAAAACACGGCAATTGGCTTTCCGCCAACTACCATCGCTGTATTTGTGGCTCTGGCGGTCATTGCTCTGGCAATCGACCTGTTTACCCACAAAAGCGATAAACCGGTCTCGCTGACCAACGCCGCCGTCTGGTCGGTGTTCTGGGTGCTGATCTCCCTCGCCTTTGCGGGCTACCTGTATTACGCCCACGGCCCAAGCGTGGCCAGCCTGTTCGTGACCGGTTACGCGCTGGAAAAAGTCCTCAGCGTCGACAACCTGTTCGTGTTCATGGCGATCTTTGCCTGGTTCAAGATCCCGGACGCGCTGCGTCACCGTGTTCTGTACTGGGGCATCATCGGCGCCATCGTCTTCCGCCTGATTTTCGTGGCGATCGGTACCGGTCTGCTGGCGTTTGGCCCTTGGGTCGAAGTGCTGTTTGCGGTGGTCGTGGCCTGGACGGCGATCATGATGCTGCGCAGCAAGGAAGAAGATGAGGAGGAGGATTACTCCAAGCACATTGCCTACCGTTTTGCGAAAAAACTGTTCCCGGTTTGGCCAAAGCTGCACGGACATAATTTCTTTGTTTCGCGCACAGAGCTTGAAAAAGAGATCACGAAGCCGCAGAACAAGGGAATGACCCTTGTAGGCAAGGGCGCTCTTTTTGCAACACCACTGTTTTTGTGTGTGGTCGTGGTTGAAGTTTCAGACATTCTGTTTGCCTTCGACTCCGTACCGGCAGTGATTGCCGTGAGCCGTGAACCCCTGATCGTGTACTCGGCCATGATGTTCGCCATTCTGGGCCTGCGGACCATGTACTTCGTTCTCGAAGCGCTGAAACGCTACCTGGTACACCTGGAAAAATCGGTTATCGCGCTGTTGTTCTTTATCGCCGGCAAGCTGGCCCTGAACGCAACCGATCACCTGTTTGGCCACGGCATCAGCATTGATCCAAACACCAGCCTGATAGTGGTGTTGGTGGTATTGGCCATCGGTATTGTGGCCAGCATCATCTTTCCAGGTAAGGAAGAAGAGCAATCCGACGTTAAAAACGACACGAACGCTTGA
- a CDS encoding tellurite resistance TerB family protein, with translation MLEWLKTNATAARDKLSAEVSKFKNREFMEAVVSGCALVAAADGNISSDEKQKMVGFIQNSNELKAFDVKDVIKAFNAVCEKFEFDQQIGRAEALKSIGQLRKKEDAARLLVRVCCAIGSADGNFDESERAACRIICNELGLNPGDFDL, from the coding sequence ATGCTCGAATGGCTCAAAACCAACGCCACTGCCGCCCGTGACAAGCTCTCGGCGGAAGTCAGCAAGTTCAAGAACCGTGAGTTCATGGAAGCCGTGGTTTCCGGGTGCGCACTGGTGGCGGCTGCCGATGGCAACATCAGCAGCGACGAAAAACAGAAGATGGTCGGGTTTATTCAAAACTCGAATGAGCTGAAGGCTTTTGACGTTAAAGACGTGATCAAGGCTTTCAACGCCGTCTGCGAAAAATTTGAGTTTGATCAGCAGATCGGTCGCGCCGAGGCGCTGAAGTCGATTGGTCAACTGCGTAAAAAAGAAGATGCCGCCCGCCTGCTGGTGCGTGTTTGCTGCGCAATCGGTAGCGCCGACGGCAACTTCGATGAAAGTGAGCGGGCTGCTTGCCGCATTATCTGCAATGAGCTGGGGTTGAACCCTGGCGATTTTGATCTCTGA
- a CDS encoding TerD family protein: MTTLTPGANTAVAAGSLSVTISYTPVAGADLDVSAFLLNESGKVRGDNDMCFFGQQSVNNGAVKLVESAAGRSVFSVNLDAIDQAIEKVALTATIYENKARFDAFPQLTVSVSGGIEAPIPTQGMQETALILGEFYRRQGAWKFRCVAQGFAGGLAPLAQHFGVDIAAPAPAPAPAPAAAPTPVAPPPPAPAPAAKINLSKITLDKQRPSISLEKKDGDFGEIKINLNWNRTNPNAGGGGGFFASLRGKSGGIDLDVGCLYEMDNGRKGAVQALGNAFGDFRDEPFIQLMGDDRTGSVSDGEWLRINGKEWRKMRRVLVYAFIYEGAPNWQATDGVITLYIPGEPPIEVRLSEEGGTKGMCAIALLENVGGSVKVNRRVEFFKGHSDMDKAFGWGMRWAAGSK; this comes from the coding sequence ATGACGACGTTGACTCCTGGCGCCAATACTGCTGTCGCTGCCGGCAGCCTGAGCGTCACCATCAGCTACACGCCGGTGGCAGGCGCTGATCTGGACGTGTCTGCCTTCCTGCTCAATGAGTCGGGCAAGGTGCGCGGCGACAACGACATGTGCTTCTTCGGCCAGCAAAGCGTCAACAATGGCGCGGTCAAGCTGGTCGAGTCGGCGGCCGGTCGCAGTGTGTTCAGTGTCAATCTGGACGCCATTGATCAGGCCATCGAGAAAGTCGCCCTGACCGCGACCATCTACGAGAACAAGGCCCGGTTCGATGCCTTCCCGCAACTGACCGTATCGGTGAGCGGCGGCATTGAAGCTCCGATCCCGACCCAGGGCATGCAAGAAACCGCGTTGATCCTGGGCGAGTTCTATCGCCGTCAGGGCGCGTGGAAATTCCGCTGCGTGGCCCAGGGCTTTGCCGGTGGTCTGGCGCCTTTGGCTCAGCACTTCGGCGTTGATATTGCTGCTCCTGCTCCTGCTCCTGCTCCAGCACCGGCAGCCGCGCCCACGCCAGTGGCACCGCCACCGCCTGCTCCGGCACCGGCCGCCAAGATCAATCTGTCGAAGATCACGCTCGACAAGCAGCGTCCGTCCATCAGCCTTGAGAAAAAGGACGGTGACTTCGGCGAAATCAAAATCAACCTGAACTGGAACCGTACCAACCCCAATGCAGGTGGCGGTGGCGGCTTTTTCGCCTCGTTGCGCGGCAAGTCGGGTGGTATCGATCTGGACGTGGGTTGCCTGTACGAAATGGACAACGGCCGCAAAGGCGCGGTTCAGGCCCTGGGCAATGCCTTCGGTGATTTCCGTGACGAGCCGTTTATCCAGTTGATGGGCGACGACCGTACCGGCTCTGTGAGCGACGGCGAGTGGTTGCGTATCAACGGCAAGGAGTGGCGCAAGATGCGTCGCGTGCTGGTTTACGCGTTTATCTACGAAGGCGCCCCGAACTGGCAGGCCACAGACGGCGTTATCACCTTGTACATTCCGGGTGAGCCGCCGATCGAAGTGCGCCTGAGCGAAGAGGGTGGCACCAAGGGCATGTGCGCCATCGCCCTGCTGGAAAACGTCGGTGGCAGCGTGAAGGTCAACCGTCGGGTTGAGTTCTTCAAGGGCCATTCCGACATGGATAAAGCGTTCGGCTGGGGCATGCGCTGGGCTGCCGGTTCCAAATGA
- a CDS encoding TerD family protein — MAISLSKNQTISLEKEAGTGLKKIRMGLGWDPVKPSGFFAKLLSSDAAIDLDASCILLDSAKQALDLVWFRQLKSNDGSIVHSGDNRTGEGDGDDESILVNLEQLPAGVKHLVFTVNSFTGQNFEAVENAYCRIVDELTGKELARFNLSDKGRHTGVVMAYISRTAAGWDLTAIGTVANGRTAQDLASDAAQAVRV, encoded by the coding sequence ATGGCCATTTCGCTGTCCAAGAATCAAACCATTTCTCTCGAGAAAGAAGCTGGAACCGGTCTCAAGAAAATCCGCATGGGCCTGGGCTGGGACCCGGTAAAACCGAGCGGTTTTTTTGCCAAACTGCTGAGCAGTGATGCTGCCATCGACCTGGATGCATCGTGCATCCTGCTCGACAGTGCCAAGCAAGCGCTGGACCTGGTGTGGTTCCGCCAGCTCAAGTCCAACGACGGCTCCATCGTTCACTCCGGCGATAACCGCACGGGTGAGGGCGATGGCGACGACGAATCAATCCTGGTCAACCTGGAGCAGCTGCCGGCCGGGGTCAAGCACCTGGTGTTTACCGTGAACTCGTTCACCGGGCAAAACTTTGAAGCCGTAGAAAACGCCTACTGCCGCATTGTTGATGAGCTGACCGGCAAAGAGCTGGCGCGCTTCAACCTGTCGGACAAAGGTCGTCACACAGGCGTGGTCATGGCGTACATCAGCCGCACAGCTGCTGGCTGGGACCTGACCGCTATCGGCACCGTGGCCAATGGCCGTACCGCACAGGATCTGGCCAGCGATGCGGCCCAGGCGGTGCGTGTATGA
- a CDS encoding HAD-IB family hydrolase: MNDVLNTPVKGKQVLSAFDFDGTLTYHDTFVPFLRFAFGNRLFAMRLFRMIPATACYLLGRISRNALKEKLIAVYLTGAKEAWVKERAEAFCDVSWQRLMRPLGLTSVANQLEQGANVTICSASPELVLAPFAKKLGIGLIGTRLASVDGVLTGDIDGINCRCEQKVIRLEAQYGPLDQYTLRAWGDTVGDEQMLGAAQEPHWREFHALWRRKRPLDVCLREGL, from the coding sequence TTGAACGACGTTTTGAATACACCGGTTAAAGGCAAGCAGGTTCTGTCAGCGTTCGATTTCGATGGCACGTTGACCTATCACGACACGTTTGTGCCGTTTTTGCGCTTTGCCTTTGGCAATCGGCTGTTCGCGATGCGCTTGTTCCGGATGATTCCGGCGACTGCGTGCTACCTGCTGGGTAGGATTTCGCGTAATGCGCTTAAAGAAAAGCTCATCGCGGTCTACCTGACAGGTGCCAAAGAGGCGTGGGTAAAAGAGCGCGCAGAAGCATTTTGTGACGTTTCGTGGCAGCGCCTAATGCGGCCTTTGGGCTTAACATCCGTCGCCAACCAGCTGGAGCAGGGCGCCAACGTCACCATTTGCTCGGCGTCCCCTGAATTGGTGCTCGCACCGTTTGCCAAAAAACTCGGTATTGGCCTGATCGGAACGCGGTTGGCGTCAGTCGATGGCGTGCTGACGGGGGATATCGACGGTATCAACTGTCGCTGTGAACAAAAAGTCATCCGGCTGGAGGCGCAATACGGGCCTTTGGACCAATACACATTACGTGCCTGGGGTGACACCGTGGGCGATGAACAGATGCTCGGGGCCGCTCAGGAGCCACATTGGCGCGAATTTCACGCGCTGTGGCGTCGTAAGCGGCCACTTGACGTGTGTTTGCGTGAAGGGCTGTAA
- a CDS encoding HpcH/HpaI aldolase/citrate lyase family protein yields the protein MIKHSAYALGATLYMPATRPDILEVVLGEKIQGLRSLVVCLEDAVAETDVQQGLNNLKNLLLGIEARGGRPSVGPILFVRPRDAAMAAVLNEWSLMRHVDGFVVPKLSLGNIREWQQAVTRDDLMLMPTLETPEVFVPDAMVELRSALLEQLPGRIIALRIGGNDLMGCLGLRRHPAMTLYSTPMSYVIPMLCGIMGSAGFALTAPVFEQLNTPHLLEQELALDMAHGLVGKTAIHPSQIAVIHRALQVSLEDLNSARQILSEAAPAVFKFNDAMCEPATHYKWAQKIIERAHWQGVRPEIASSSDTFGGSLRLAELVG from the coding sequence ATGATCAAGCATTCAGCCTATGCCTTGGGCGCCACACTTTATATGCCGGCTACCCGCCCCGACATTCTGGAGGTGGTGCTGGGCGAGAAGATCCAGGGTTTGCGCTCGCTGGTGGTGTGCCTGGAAGACGCTGTGGCCGAAACCGACGTGCAGCAGGGGCTGAACAACCTCAAAAACCTGCTGCTGGGGATCGAAGCGCGAGGCGGTCGTCCGTCCGTCGGTCCTATCCTGTTTGTACGGCCACGGGACGCGGCGATGGCAGCGGTCCTCAATGAATGGTCGCTGATGCGCCATGTTGACGGTTTTGTGGTGCCCAAGCTGAGCCTGGGCAATATCCGCGAGTGGCAGCAGGCGGTGACCCGCGACGACCTGATGCTCATGCCCACCCTGGAAACCCCGGAAGTCTTTGTTCCCGATGCGATGGTTGAGCTGCGCAGCGCCCTGCTGGAACAATTGCCGGGGCGTATTATTGCGTTACGCATTGGTGGTAACGACCTGATGGGCTGCCTGGGGTTGCGCCGTCACCCGGCCATGACCCTTTACAGCACGCCCATGAGCTATGTGATTCCCATGTTGTGCGGGATCATGGGCTCTGCAGGTTTTGCCCTGACCGCACCGGTGTTCGAGCAACTGAATACACCGCACTTGCTGGAGCAAGAGCTGGCGCTGGATATGGCCCACGGGCTTGTGGGTAAAACCGCTATCCACCCGTCGCAAATTGCAGTTATCCACAGGGCGCTGCAAGTCAGCCTTGAAGATCTCAACAGTGCACGCCAAATACTGAGTGAGGCGGCGCCTGCGGTGTTCAAGTTCAACGACGCCATGTGCGAGCCTGCGACCCATTACAAATGGGCGCAAAAAATTATTGAGCGAGCGCATTGGCAGGGGGTTCGCCCCGAAATTGCCAGCTCGTCAGACACTTTTGGAGGCAGCCTTAGATTGGCTGAATTAGTGGGTTGA